In Methanoculleus sp. SDB, the genomic window AAAAAGGGCGACATGGGGATGGCCATCGGAAAGAACGGAGACAATATTAAAAAGATGCAGAAAGTTCTCGGTAAAAGAATTGAGATGGTCGAAGAAGCGGGGGAACCCGAAGAATTTATCAGAAACATACTCAAGCCCGCGGATATTGCAGAGATTGTATGTGATAATGAACGGAAATACAACGTCATTGTCCGGAAAAAAAGTGATCTTGGCATCGCAATAGGAAAAGGCGGTGCAAACATCGAGAAGGCACGCATCCTCAGCAGGCGGTTCTTCGGCATAGAGATCGGGGACATCATCCACAAAGAGGAAGGACAATGAGCGACACGGACATGCTCCGTACGTTATGGGAGATCATTCAGGATCGCGTGGATAATCCGCCTCCCGCATCTTATGTCTGCGACATCCTCAATCACCGAAAAGGAA contains:
- a CDS encoding transcription elongation factor NusA, with protein sequence MLRTIGFKERRYIEELRILTKSIGLDCIIDDQFDRVIYVIKKGDMGMAIGKNGDNIKKMQKVLGKRIEMVEEAGEPEEFIRNILKPADIAEIVCDNERKYNVIVRKKSDLGIAIGKGGANIEKARILSRRFFGIEIGDIIHKEEGQ